GGAAAATCCTGCCCTGGAATATGGTGAAGATGCACACGAAGATGAGTTCAAGGAGCAGGATGAATTTGAATCCGGCGATGATGATGATTTTGAGCCGGATGGCAGTGAGTCTGAATATGATAATATTGATATCTCGGAATATGTGAGTGACGGAGATGATGAAGTAGCAGATTATAAATTAAGAGATGATAACTACCCTGATCCGGATGAAAGCAACAAAACCATCCCGGTGAGAGTGGAGACCTCTTTCCATGAACATTTATTAAGTCAGCTGGGCATGCTGGAGCTGGACGAGCGCCAGAATGCCATTGCAGAACAAATTATCGGCAGCATCGATGATGATGGTTATCTCCGCAGGGAAGTAAGTGCCATTGTGGATGACCTGTCTTTCTCCCAGAATGTATCTACAGACGAAGAAGAGATTAAGGAGCTGATTAAGAAGATACAGGAGTTTGATCCGCCGGGTGTTTGCTGCGGGGATCTGAAAGAATGTCTGTTATTGCAGTTAAAACGTAAATCCCAGGAGGATCCGGGTGTACGTACTGCGTATATGATCCTGGAGAATTATTTCGACGAGTTTACCAAGAAACATTACGAGAAAATACAGAAAGCGCTGGGATTATCTGATGAGGCGCTGAAAGAGTCCATCAACCAGATCATTCGTCTGAATCCCAAGCCTGGAGGCAATTATGCTACGCTTAACAAAGCAGAAAGCTATGTATTGCCAGATTTCTTCATTTTGAACAACAGCGGTAAACTGGAGCTGACCCTTAATTCCCGGAATGCGCCTGATTTACGTATTTCCGGTGGTTACCGGGAGATGCTGAAGGAGTATGACCGTGGTGATAAAAAAGATAAGCGTCAGAAAGAAGCTGTTTTATTTATTAAACAGAAGATAGATGCCGCGAAATGGTTTATTGACGCCATCAAGCAACGCCAGCATACGTTGTTGTCTACCATGGAGTCTATCATGGATTACCAGCGTGAATTTTTCCTGACGGGAGATGAAACGACCATGAAGCCAATGATCCTGAAAGATATTGCAGATCGTACCGGACTGGATATTTCTACTGTCAGCCGTGTGGCCAACAGTAAATATGTACAAACAGAGTTTGGTACGTTCAAGCTGAAGTTCTTCTTCTCAGAATCGCTGTCGACAGATAGTGGAGAGGAAGTATCGACCAGGGAAGTAAAGAAGATTTTATCAGATCTGATAGAAGCGGAGAATAAGCGTAAGCCGTTGAGTGATGAGCATCTGACGAAGATGTTGCAGGACAAGGGCTACAATATTGCACGCAGAACAGTTGCCAAATACCGTGAGCAGTTGAATATTCCTGTAGCACGATTAAGAAAAGAATTATAACAGCACATGCACGATCAAGCATTACCATACCATGAAAGTCGCCAGCAGCCCAACAATGGAGATCAGGCGCCGGAGTTTTCGAAAGGAGCGAAATTACTTGCACAGGTAGTTTCCTATATCACGCATCCGCTGTTTATTCCATTACTGGTTACTTTCCTGTTATTGCAATCACTGCCGGAATACTTTGTGGCATTCAAGCAGGAGAGCAGGAAATTTCCGTATGACCTGCTGTATTTCCGTGTGGGACTGATCAGCTTATTATTTCCGTTGCTGACGGTGGTGCTGGCAAAAACGCTGGGCTTTATTTCGTCTATTTATCTGAATACGCAGCGCGACAGGATTATTCCATATGTGGCCATCATTATATATTATTTCTGGGCTTTTTATACTTTTTTAGAAGAAGGCAGGGCCCCTAAGTTTTATAGTGCTTTTTTCCTGGGGATGTTCCTGGCAATTTCTATATCATTCGTTACCAATAGTTTCTGGAAGACGAGTATGCATGCTACCGGTTGGGGTGGCGTGATTGGATTTTTGTTATCGCTGATGTGGGGAATGCATATGAATGTGGCTATGCCGCTGGTAATTACCTTTATGGTAGCGGGTATTGTTGGCACCTGCAGAATGATATTAAAGGCGCATACGCCGGCGGAGATTTATCTTGGCTTTAGTATAGGAATTATTACGCAGCTGGCTTCCTGCTGGATGCTGGTGGTATAAATAAAAAGCCCGTTTCTCTGTTGTTAAGAACAGGGAAACGGGTGTGAGGAGCTTACAACAGGGGAAGAAAGAGTTTTTGGGGTTGACCTTTACAGCCTTTCGGGCTGTAACGTTGGATGTAAGGCCAAGGGGTAGGCTAACAAACAACTAACAAACAGTGTGGGTATAACTTCAACAACTAAACTTGACAATACAAAACTCCAAAATTTTTCATTGTAACTCAAGCGTATAATTACGCTTTTTGAAAAAGCGGTATTAGTCGCAGTTCTTGCGTAGTCTTGCCCAGAGAGGATTTACAGCATTAACCCCTTATTATTATAGTCCTGTTTTTCAGGTTTTCGGAAAGTTTTCGGGAGATAAAAATCATTACGCACATTCAATGCGTAATGCGTTGCGATCTTTGTTGTGTTGATGAGCGATAAGCTTTGAAACGAGCTACAGATACTAGTTTTTTTAGTAATTAAAATAAAATGCTAAAAAATTTAGGAAAATCAAAAAATAGTTATAATTTAGCAGACCAGTTTAGTGATTTGCTTATCATTTAAATTTGTAAAAAAACTAATTATATGTCTACAGCCAATGCAGAAAAATTGAAGGCACTTCGCCTCACAATGGACAAGATTGAGAAAGATTTCGGTAAGGGATCTGTGATGATGATGGGAGAAAGAGCAGAAGCGCCGATGGAAGTAATTTCTACAGGTTCTTTGGGCTTAGATATAGCACTGGGTATCGGTGGTTTTCCAAAGGGCAGGATTATAGAGATCTATGGACCTGAGTCTTCCGGTAAAACAACTGTTGCGATTCATACTATTGCAGAGGCACAGAAGAAAGGTGGTATCTGCGCAATTATAGATGCGGAACATGCTTTTGACAGCAGCTATGCGAAGAGACTGGGTGTTGATGTAGATGCGCTGTTGATTTCACAGCCAGACCATGGAGAGCAGGCGCTGGAAATTGCTGACCGTCTGATTCTTTCCGGAGCGGTAGATGTAGTGGTAATTGACTCTGTTGCGGCACTGGTTCCAAAAGGTGAGCTGGAAGGTGAAATGGGTGAAAGCAAAATGGGTCTGCAGGCTCGTCTGATGTCTCAGGCGTTGCGTAAGCTGACTGCTACGATTGCTAAAACCAACTGTTGCTGCATCTTTATTAACCAGTTACGTGAAAAAATCGGTGTTATGTTTGGTAACCCTGAAACAACAACTGGTGGTAACGCACTGAAATTCTATGCTTCTGTAAGGCTGGATATCCGTCGTATGAGCCAGATCAAAGACGGTGACGAAGCAATTGGTAACCGTGTGAAAGTGAAAGTAGTGAAAAACAAAGTAGCTCCTCCTTTCCGTCAGGCTGAGTTCGACATCATCTACGGTTATGGTATCTCCAAAACTGGTGAGATCATCGATATGGGCGTGGAATACGGTATCGTTCAGAAAAGCGGTAGCTGGTTTAGCTACGAGAGCAATAAACTGGGTCAGGGCCGTGATGCGGTTAAACAACTGCTGATGGATAATCCTGAACTCTCTGCTGAAATTGAAGGCAAAATCAAAGCTAAACTTGCTGAACAAGCAGCAGCTGAAGCTTAATGATGCCCAGGCGGATGGGATGCGGATATGGATATGTTGTTAAATCAATTATGGTTTAACGCTGTAACCACAATCATAACCATAAAACATAAGGCGTAGCGCTTAAGGCATAAACAACCATAAGCCATTAGTTATGAGCCGCCAGTCAGCAATTATCAAAGAAATCCATTAACATACAATAGTCGTTCAGTAACGTCATTTTACATCTGCGAAAGCAGTACCGGACAGCTATTGCCTGTTATTCAGATAAAATAATCAGATATCTGTATCTAAAAAAATAGA
This window of the Chitinophaga sp. Cy-1792 genome carries:
- the rpoN gene encoding RNA polymerase factor sigma-54, with translation MLKQTQQQKLLQKLSPQQIQLMKLLQVPTVNLEERIKEELEENPALEYGEDAHEDEFKEQDEFESGDDDDFEPDGSESEYDNIDISEYVSDGDDEVADYKLRDDNYPDPDESNKTIPVRVETSFHEHLLSQLGMLELDERQNAIAEQIIGSIDDDGYLRREVSAIVDDLSFSQNVSTDEEEIKELIKKIQEFDPPGVCCGDLKECLLLQLKRKSQEDPGVRTAYMILENYFDEFTKKHYEKIQKALGLSDEALKESINQIIRLNPKPGGNYATLNKAESYVLPDFFILNNSGKLELTLNSRNAPDLRISGGYREMLKEYDRGDKKDKRQKEAVLFIKQKIDAAKWFIDAIKQRQHTLLSTMESIMDYQREFFLTGDETTMKPMILKDIADRTGLDISTVSRVANSKYVQTEFGTFKLKFFFSESLSTDSGEEVSTREVKKILSDLIEAENKRKPLSDEHLTKMLQDKGYNIARRTVAKYREQLNIPVARLRKEL
- the recA gene encoding recombinase RecA, producing the protein MSTANAEKLKALRLTMDKIEKDFGKGSVMMMGERAEAPMEVISTGSLGLDIALGIGGFPKGRIIEIYGPESSGKTTVAIHTIAEAQKKGGICAIIDAEHAFDSSYAKRLGVDVDALLISQPDHGEQALEIADRLILSGAVDVVVIDSVAALVPKGELEGEMGESKMGLQARLMSQALRKLTATIAKTNCCCIFINQLREKIGVMFGNPETTTGGNALKFYASVRLDIRRMSQIKDGDEAIGNRVKVKVVKNKVAPPFRQAEFDIIYGYGISKTGEIIDMGVEYGIVQKSGSWFSYESNKLGQGRDAVKQLLMDNPELSAEIEGKIKAKLAEQAAAEA